The Patescibacteria group bacterium genomic interval TATAGGGCATCACGGCGATCCGTTTAGGGCCGGCGGCAGCGTCTTTTGTCGCAAAGGCAATCATGGCAAGTTCCTCAAAAAGATTCGCGGAATCTTTTATGGGCGAATGGCCAGTTTGAATAATAAATACATCCTTCCCCCGCACTGTTTCATCAACCTTCACAAGATATTGAGTATTAGAAAACTGTTTGATCGTTACAGGGGTTCTCTGAATACCCAAATAGGTGCAGACCTGATCGGCAAATTCTGGATAAGCATTGCCACTCAAAATTACTAATTTGTCTTCTGGCATAATATACCTCCTCTTTAAAAGGACAAAATACAGGCACAAGATAAATGATATGCCTGCATATAGCAACCAAGAGATATGGGATAACTTTATCCTATAATAAAAAAACAGTTTCGTCAAAATAAAAAGCGTCAAACCTTGGTTGATGCTTACAAAAAAATTTATCTTTCGTCGTCATCAGAGAATAAATCTAAGATGGCTTTAATGCCATACCATTCTATAGAAGGTCGAGGCAGTCTATCTAAAGCGGTGCCCAAATCCAATTTAAATAAAGGCCAATACTGTCTCACTCTAGACACTAAAGGTATTATTATGAGGTAGCCCACAAGAAACGCGGGCGTACCAACGAGAAAAAGATAAAAAAGAACTGACAATAAAATTTTCACTTTTCCACCTCCTCTTAATATGTCTTGACGACCTCGCCATTTTGGTCTAATTCCACAAAATGATGCGCTTTGCCCTCGCGGAAGGCGGGACATTGGTTTTCAGATTTGTTATCCACCTCTTGCCGCGGATTATGCGCTGTGTCACAAACCCAGTCTGGAATAATTTCGTTGGAAAGGCAAGGGCCTTCCGAAATATCCCGACCATCTGCATTTTCTCTTTGAAACAACTCTTTGCATTGCGCGATTGCTAAATCTTTTTCGGCTTCTTGACCAGTTCTGACCGTGCTCACGCCTGTCAAATCATCAACTCTTTGTTCCACTTCTTTTTTGCAACCTGAAAGAAAAGCCATTATTAAGAACAAGGATAAAATAAATATTGCTCTTTTCATAATTTTTTATTTATACCCTAAATTATGGAATACACCGTCATTACGAGGAGTCCCGAGCTTGCCGAGGGACGACGAAGCCCGCCCGCCTCGCCTGAAGCGAAGCGATGGCGGGCAGGCATCTCCCCCTCGGGCAGGGGGAGTGAATTTCGAATTCAAGATAGTTCAAATCACAAAGTCGTAATTGGTCGGCTCTGCACAATATAAATTTTATCCTTTTCTACCGCCCATTCAATATCGCAAGGAAAGCCATAATGGGCTTCTATCTTTTTGCAAATTTGGGCAAGTGCAATGATTTTAGGGAGAGGGAGACATTGTTTGCTGGCACGGCTTAAAGAAACTTTGATTTCTTTTGTCTTTTCGCCTATCCTTTTTATTTCTATTAATTGTTCATTGACCGTAATATCTATAATTTTCATTTTTTGTTTATCCACCACATAACAATCCGGCGTCACTTTGCCCCCCACCACTGCTTCTCCTAGCCCCCAGCTTGCCTCAATCACCATCTGATTTCTATCGCCCGTCACGGGATGCACGGTAAAACAGACTCCCGCCACTTCTGATTCCACCATTTTTTGAATCACAACCGCTACCGAAACTTTTTTGCCGTTTATTTTTTTCTCAATGCGATAGAAAATGGCGCGGGGCGTAAACAGAGAAGACCAACATTTTTTTACCGCATCCATTAATTCTTTTTTCTGAACCCCCAAGTAACTTTCCAATTCTCCAGCCCAAGAGGCAACACGAGAATCTTCGGCTGTGGCGGAAGAACGCACGGCAACATATCGAGCTTTCAGTTTGTTAAAAGCTATTGCGATTTTTTTTTCTATGCCTTGGGGCATTGGATATTTGCCGATTAAACTACGCAACACTTCCGAGGCATCATCTATGGTATGGGTCTTTTTCGGATCAGCTTTCTTGAGTTCGCTTTCCACTTCCACGTTAAGATCAGTCTGTTCTAAAAAGCTATCAAAGGCCGAAGCTAAAATGACAAAACCAGGGGGGATCGGAAACCCTGCTTTTGTCATTTCTCCTAGGGAAGCACCCTTGCCGCCGGCAATAGCAATGTCTTTTTTTGTAATTTGAAGGAAAGGAAGAATAAATCTCATAAATCCAATTACTTTAAAAATAGCTTTTTCATATGGTTCACCTTATTTTTTCGGTCTTAAAACCATATCTCTTCTTAAACGATAAACAGAATGAGATGAATCAATATAAAAATCTTCTACATAGAAATAAGGGAATAATAATTCATAAATTTCACCCACTGTCGGATCTACCTCTATATAACTACCAAGTATTTCTTTCTTAATATCTCCTTGAATGGGCCAAATTTTTCCTAGCACTTTAGATTCTATTTGATTTCTGGAAGCATAAGCTTT includes:
- a CDS encoding PEP/pyruvate-binding domain-containing protein, with translation MRFILPFLQITKKDIAIAGGKGASLGEMTKAGFPIPPGFVILASAFDSFLEQTDLNVEVESELKKADPKKTHTIDDASEVLRSLIGKYPMPQGIEKKIAIAFNKLKARYVAVRSSATAEDSRVASWAGELESYLGVQKKELMDAVKKCWSSLFTPRAIFYRIEKKINGKKVSVAVVIQKMVESEVAGVCFTVHPVTGDRNQMVIEASWGLGEAVVGGKVTPDCYVVDKQKMKIIDITVNEQLIEIKRIGEKTKEIKVSLSRASKQCLPLPKIIALAQICKKIEAHYGFPCDIEWAVEKDKIYIVQSRPITTL